A single region of the Planctomycetota bacterium genome encodes:
- a CDS encoding SDR family oxidoreductase — MRLKDKVAIITGAGSGIGQASAISFAREGARVTVADYNIKGAEETAKKINTEIGKKVAMAFKVDVSKEDQVDNMVKQTVQEFGTVDILVNNAGINEFIPFPLVQPDDVKKIMDVNFMGAFLCVKAVLPLMTEKMYGKIVNVTSVMSVIAGKGQAAYNASKGALKMLTQAMAVDLGCYNININAVGPGMTRTTLTKQLFSNPDRVKWFEEKIPLGRLGDPEDIAAAILFLASDEAKYITGETIFVDGGMIATR, encoded by the coding sequence ATGAGATTGAAAGACAAGGTTGCTATCATCACCGGAGCCGGTTCGGGCATTGGCCAGGCCAGCGCCATCAGCTTCGCCCGGGAAGGCGCCAGGGTCACCGTGGCTGATTACAACATCAAAGGAGCCGAGGAAACCGCCAAAAAAATAAATACGGAAATCGGTAAAAAGGTGGCCATGGCCTTCAAGGTCGACGTGTCCAAGGAAGACCAGGTCGATAATATGGTCAAGCAGACGGTCCAGGAATTCGGCACGGTTGATATCCTGGTCAATAACGCCGGCATCAACGAATTCATCCCGTTCCCGCTGGTCCAGCCCGATGACGTCAAGAAGATAATGGACGTGAATTTCATGGGCGCATTCCTGTGCGTCAAGGCCGTCCTGCCGCTCATGACCGAAAAGATGTACGGCAAGATTGTCAACGTCACTTCAGTCATGTCGGTCATCGCCGGCAAGGGCCAGGCCGCTTATAACGCCTCCAAGGGCGCCTTGAAGATGCTCACCCAGGCCATGGCCGTTGACCTGGGCTGTTACAACATCAATATCAACGCGGTCGGGCCGGGCATGACCCGGACCACCCTGACCAAACAGCTGTTCTCCAACCCGGACCGGGTCAAGTGGTTTGAGGAAAAGATACCCCTGGGCCGGCTGGGCGACCCGGAGGATATTGCCGCGGCTATATTGTTCCTGGCCTCGGATGAAGCCAAATATATTACCGGCGAGACCATCTTCGTGGACGGCGGAATGATCGCCACGCGATAA
- the floA gene encoding flotillin-like protein FloA (flotillin-like protein involved in membrane lipid rafts) → MESNWATFSVIGVIVLLIVLFIVAIIFLRFGFLWLQALLSGASVAILDLVGMWFRKVDAHVIVINRINAVKAGLNIPTSMLEAHYLAGGNVTKVVRSVIAANKAGIHLTTERAMAIDLAGRDVLDAVHTSVLPKVIDCPAQRDGRATIDAVAKDGIQLRARARVTVRTNLDRLVGGATEETIIARVGEGIVSTIGSAESYKVVLESPDSISKTVLGKGLDAGSAFEILSIDIADVDVGDNVGAKLQADQAAADLKVAQAKAETRRAMAVALEQEMKAKTQEMRAKVVEAEAEVPKGISQAFREGKLGVMDYYNLRNVQADTDMRQSIAQPPTPGKPPKEIH, encoded by the coding sequence ATGGAAAGTAATTGGGCCACGTTTAGCGTTATCGGCGTCATCGTATTATTAATCGTCCTGTTCATCGTGGCCATCATATTCCTGCGATTCGGGTTCCTCTGGCTGCAGGCATTACTTTCCGGAGCGTCCGTAGCCATACTGGATTTGGTCGGGATGTGGTTCCGTAAGGTTGATGCCCACGTTATCGTTATCAACCGCATCAACGCGGTCAAAGCCGGATTGAATATCCCGACCTCAATGCTTGAGGCGCATTACCTGGCCGGCGGAAATGTCACCAAGGTGGTCCGCTCTGTGATTGCGGCCAACAAGGCCGGCATCCACCTGACCACTGAACGGGCCATGGCCATTGACCTGGCCGGCCGCGATGTCCTTGATGCGGTCCACACCAGCGTGCTGCCTAAGGTGATTGACTGTCCGGCCCAAAGAGATGGCCGGGCCACCATAGACGCCGTGGCCAAGGACGGCATCCAGTTACGGGCCCGGGCCCGGGTAACCGTCCGAACCAATCTGGACCGGCTGGTGGGCGGCGCCACTGAAGAAACCATTATCGCCCGGGTCGGCGAAGGCATTGTCAGCACCATCGGTTCGGCCGAAAGCTATAAAGTCGTACTGGAAAGCCCTGATTCCATCTCCAAGACAGTCTTGGGAAAGGGATTGGATGCCGGCAGCGCCTTTGAAATCCTGTCCATTGATATCGCCGATGTGGATGTGGGCGACAACGTCGGCGCCAAATTGCAGGCCGACCAGGCCGCGGCTGACCTGAAAGTAGCCCAGGCCAAGGCCGAAACCAGGCGCGCCATGGCCGTGGCTCTGGAACAGGAAATGAAGGCCAAGACCCAGGAAATGAGGGCCAAGGTCGTGGAGGCAGAAGCCGAAGTGCCCAAAGGTATTTCCCAGGCATTCCGCGAAGGCAAACTCGGCGTGATGGATTACTATAACCTGCGCAATGTCCAGGCCGATACGGATATGAGGCAATCCATTGCCCAGCCGCCGACGCCCGGCAAACCGCCCAAGGAAATCCATTAG
- the dacB gene encoding D-alanyl-D-alanine carboxypeptidase/D-alanyl-D-alanine-endopeptidase produces the protein MKVPIARLIIAFSLAFFFPATQAFPFSQSDIDNLIRKYELEKSNIAIKVVTLPTNKTVYERNADVQMVIASNTKLFSTAAALCQLGPDFKFTTSISYDGTIISNTLQGHLVVFSNGDPNISGRFYNNNPTAIFESWADKLSQSGIKEVKGNLVIDQSAFDRECIPPAWPQDQLSYWYCAPVSAVSFNDNCVDITVWSSPKTGRMRYAISPATKYVTVSFKTKLDKKLSANQLKFSRVAGTNRINISGRASPKELPIKESITVDNPGLFFGTVLRETLAKKGISVSGEILVTDEPYKPSLCARSRNGVPIISGQELGKPSGKLIKITATSTDLVQTMNVVNKRSQNFYAEQILKSMAHYYQGKGILAEGLKIIREFLSKEVGLDRNGFTISDASGLARENRFSVNQIITLLKYMHGHKHFTTFRDSLNYERWNFSDMESVWTKTGYIKDALALSGYIRRGNDDYYAFSVIINDFGDSGDEQNNRGLANAENFRTDFVRLLKK, from the coding sequence ATGAAGGTTCCCATTGCGCGCCTGATTATTGCTTTCAGCTTGGCTTTCTTTTTCCCTGCTACCCAAGCATTTCCATTTTCCCAGTCTGATATTGATAATCTTATCCGCAAATATGAACTGGAAAAATCCAATATCGCCATCAAGGTCGTGACCCTACCGACCAATAAAACCGTCTATGAAAGAAACGCCGATGTCCAGATGGTCATCGCCTCAAATACCAAACTGTTTTCCACAGCCGCGGCATTATGCCAGCTCGGGCCGGACTTCAAATTCACCACCTCCATTTCCTATGACGGCACCATCATAAGCAATACCCTTCAGGGCCATCTGGTAGTCTTCAGCAACGGCGACCCGAATATCTCCGGCCGGTTCTATAATAACAACCCGACCGCAATCTTTGAGAGCTGGGCTGACAAACTCAGCCAATCAGGCATCAAGGAGGTCAAAGGCAACCTGGTCATCGACCAAAGCGCCTTTGACCGGGAATGCATTCCGCCGGCCTGGCCCCAGGACCAGCTGTCATACTGGTATTGCGCGCCGGTCTCGGCGGTCTCGTTCAACGATAATTGCGTGGATATCACGGTTTGGTCAAGCCCCAAGACCGGCCGGATGCGCTATGCCATCTCGCCGGCCACCAAATACGTTACCGTCTCATTCAAGACCAAACTGGACAAGAAGCTGTCCGCCAACCAACTGAAATTCTCGCGCGTGGCGGGAACCAACCGCATCAATATCAGCGGCCGGGCGTCCCCCAAGGAACTACCCATCAAGGAATCCATCACCGTGGATAACCCGGGCCTGTTCTTCGGAACAGTGCTCCGGGAAACCCTGGCCAAGAAAGGCATTTCTGTCTCCGGTGAAATCCTGGTAACCGACGAACCGTACAAGCCCAGCCTCTGCGCGCGCAGTCGCAACGGAGTCCCGATTATTTCGGGGCAGGAGCTGGGCAAGCCATCCGGGAAACTCATCAAAATAACTGCCACGTCAACCGACCTGGTCCAAACCATGAACGTGGTCAACAAGCGCAGCCAGAACTTCTATGCCGAGCAGATACTAAAATCAATGGCTCATTACTATCAAGGCAAAGGAATCCTGGCTGAAGGACTGAAGATAATCCGCGAGTTCCTGTCCAAAGAGGTCGGGCTGGACCGGAACGGATTCACCATATCAGATGCCAGCGGCTTGGCCCGTGAAAACCGTTTTAGCGTCAACCAGATAATCACCCTGTTAAAATATATGCACGGCCATAAGCATTTCACCACCTTCAGGGATTCGCTAAATTACGAGCGCTGGAACTTTTCCGATATGGAATCGGTCTGGACCAAGACCGGCTATATCAAGGATGCCCTGGCGCTGTCCGGCTATATCCGCCGCGGGAACGACGATTATTACGCCTTTTCCGTCATCATCAATGACTTTGGTGATTCCGGAGACGAGCAGAACAATCGCGGCCTGGCCAACGCCGAGAACTTTCGAACGGACTTCGTCCGGCTGCTCAAAAAATAA
- a CDS encoding LarC family nickel insertion protein: MRIAYFDCSSGASGDMILSGLLDAGFPFSKLKASLQPLIKPFKVKLSLRRVERCGLSGLKIDITGADAHLSLNEISGAIRKSRLPKQVKTDSLKILNRIADAETKVHQHLDPVRDFDPKGQNIVTGSYPGSICRGHKSKHIRLHELGSVDTLIDIVGSSLGIYHLGIERIYVSPLPLNEGKVRCAHGLYPLPAPGTMELLKNFELFRSPIKKELVTPTGAAILTTLGRPSNEIPQFNISKIGYGAGTLDLLDQPNILRVFIGTVPTLAKGGAGGFEKDTICVLETNIDNATGEVIGYTVEKLFAAGALDVFTLPIQMKKSRPGVLLQALCPIDLISKMEGIIFTELPTLGIRKYLCHRAKLKREIRSVKTKYGVIRVKVSYLGSEAQHLSPEYEDCRKAARKHNVPLRQVTRSLKNDLLRVIPL; this comes from the coding sequence ATGCGAATTGCCTATTTTGATTGTTCCTCAGGCGCCAGCGGGGATATGATTCTGTCCGGACTGCTGGACGCCGGATTCCCGTTCAGTAAACTCAAGGCATCGCTCCAGCCGCTGATTAAGCCGTTTAAGGTCAAGCTGTCGCTCCGGCGGGTGGAACGTTGCGGCCTGTCCGGCCTGAAGATTGATATCACGGGCGCAGATGCGCACCTGTCTCTCAATGAAATATCAGGCGCCATCAGGAAATCCCGATTACCCAAGCAAGTCAAGACCGATTCGCTAAAGATTCTCAACCGGATAGCCGACGCGGAAACAAAGGTTCATCAACATTTAGACCCAGTTAGAGATTTTGACCCAAAGGGGCAAAATATCGTTACTGGGTCTTATCCCGGCAGTATTTGCCGGGGCCATAAGTCAAAGCACATCCGGCTCCATGAGTTAGGTTCGGTTGACACACTGATAGACATCGTCGGTTCGTCTTTAGGCATTTATCATTTAGGGATTGAACGCATCTATGTCTCTCCCCTTCCGCTTAATGAAGGCAAGGTCAGATGCGCACACGGACTGTATCCCTTGCCAGCGCCCGGTACTATGGAACTGCTCAAGAACTTTGAGTTATTCCGAAGCCCGATAAAGAAGGAACTGGTCACGCCCACCGGTGCGGCTATATTAACCACTCTGGGTCGGCCATCCAATGAAATTCCGCAATTTAATATCTCCAAAATCGGCTACGGCGCCGGAACCCTCGACCTGTTGGACCAGCCCAATATCCTTAGGGTATTTATCGGCACAGTCCCCACTTTGGCAAAGGGGGGTGCGGGGGGATTTGAAAAAGACACCATCTGCGTCCTGGAAACCAATATTGACAATGCCACCGGCGAGGTCATCGGATATACCGTGGAAAAACTATTTGCTGCCGGGGCGCTGGATGTATTCACCCTGCCGATTCAGATGAAGAAATCCCGGCCCGGGGTGTTATTACAGGCACTCTGTCCGATAGACCTTATCTCCAAGATGGAAGGAATTATCTTTACTGAACTACCGACCCTGGGCATCAGGAAATACCTGTGCCATCGGGCCAAACTCAAAAGAGAGATACGCTCTGTCAAGACCAAGTACGGCGTTATCCGAGTCAAGGTAAGTTATCTGGGTTCCGAGGCCCAACACCTCTCGCCGGAATACGAGGATTGCCGCAAAGCCGCCCGGAAGCATAATGTGCCATTAAGGCAGGTTACTCGCAGTTTGAAGAATGATTTACTGCGAGTTATCCCGCTTTAG
- a CDS encoding endonuclease/exonuclease/phosphatase family protein → MRKKLRYIILISTLAAFLLLITVSYFQCTLRKPEMPTGPHVKVLTWNVNWGMSGAYKTLAVVRDAGADIVCLQETTSNWETLLRRELSSIYPHMSFRHSGGAGGQAILAKKPFQEREYVLPEDAWFPGWICELETDIGLIQILSVHLHPQLNDRGSFTPSAYVTTKKVRLNEVQTLFPLLKKETPSLILGDFNEDEDDKASQWVAEQGFTDALYEFDRESKT, encoded by the coding sequence ATGCGCAAAAAACTCCGCTACATCATTTTGATATCAACCCTGGCGGCTTTTCTACTGCTCATTACAGTATCATATTTCCAGTGCACGCTTAGAAAACCCGAGATGCCGACCGGCCCGCATGTCAAGGTATTAACCTGGAATGTCAACTGGGGCATGTCAGGGGCGTACAAGACCTTGGCGGTGGTGCGCGATGCCGGCGCTGACATTGTCTGCTTGCAAGAGACCACATCTAATTGGGAAACCCTGTTACGGAGAGAATTATCTTCTATCTATCCGCACATGAGTTTTCGCCATTCCGGCGGCGCCGGCGGCCAGGCCATCCTGGCCAAAAAGCCGTTCCAGGAGCGTGAATATGTCCTGCCGGAAGACGCCTGGTTCCCGGGCTGGATTTGTGAATTAGAGACGGATATCGGGCTGATTCAGATTTTGAGCGTCCACCTGCATCCACAGCTTAATGACAGAGGCAGTTTTACGCCCAGCGCGTATGTTACCACTAAAAAAGTCCGCCTTAATGAGGTGCAGACCCTTTTCCCGTTGCTCAAGAAGGAAACTCCGTCATTAATACTGGGCGATTTCAATGAAGATGAGGATGACAAAGCCAGTCAATGGGTTGCGGAACAGGGATTTACCGATGCGCTCTATGAATTTGACCGTGAATCCAAGACCTAG
- a CDS encoding bifunctional 5,10-methylene-tetrahydrofolate dehydrogenase/5,10-methylene-tetrahydrofolate cyclohydrolase (catalyzes the formation of 5,10-methenyltetrahydrofolate from 5,10-methylenetetrahydrofolate and subsequent formation of 10-formyltetrahydrofolate from 5,10-methenyltetrahydrofolate) has protein sequence MAAQIISGTETSKKIQAELKDEVTQLLAKGVKPCLATILVGEDEASKVYVGQKVKTCERLGITSLHNKLPVNVQEPELLNLIDRLNKDKNVHGILCQLPLPKHINADKVLLAISPDKDVDGFHLLNMGKLLSKKNMKEIEQEGMYLPCTPHGIIQLLKRSNINMNGAEAVIVGRSNIVGKPAALLLMAENATVTICHSNTKDIGEVCRRADILVAAIGKPKFVTADMVKDGVVVIDVGVNRLPEGLCGDVDFEAIKDKAKAITPVPGGVGPMTIAMLMVNTVKAARKLSGVK, from the coding sequence ATGGCAGCACAGATCATATCCGGCACCGAGACATCCAAGAAAATCCAGGCCGAACTAAAGGACGAGGTTACCCAACTGCTGGCCAAGGGCGTCAAGCCCTGCCTGGCCACCATCCTGGTGGGCGAGGATGAGGCGTCCAAGGTCTATGTCGGCCAGAAGGTCAAGACCTGCGAGAGATTGGGCATCACTTCCTTGCATAACAAACTGCCGGTTAATGTCCAGGAACCGGAATTGCTCAACCTGATTGACCGGCTTAATAAAGACAAGAACGTCCACGGCATCCTCTGCCAACTGCCGTTACCAAAGCATATCAATGCCGATAAGGTCCTGCTGGCCATCTCGCCTGATAAGGATGTGGATGGATTCCATCTGCTCAATATGGGCAAACTCCTGTCCAAGAAGAATATGAAGGAGATTGAGCAAGAGGGGATGTATCTGCCCTGCACCCCGCACGGCATTATCCAGTTGCTTAAGCGGAGTAATATTAATATGAACGGCGCCGAGGCAGTCATTGTCGGACGCAGTAATATCGTCGGCAAGCCGGCCGCGCTGTTGCTGATGGCTGAAAACGCCACGGTCACCATCTGCCATTCCAATACCAAGGACATCGGCGAGGTCTGCCGCCGGGCGGACATACTGGTGGCGGCTATTGGCAAGCCCAAGTTCGTCACGGCGGATATGGTCAAGGACGGCGTGGTGGTCATAGATGTCGGGGTCAACCGCCTGCCTGAAGGCCTGTGCGGCGACGTGGACTTTGAGGCAATCAAGGACAAGGCCAAGGCCATTACCCCGGTCCCGGGCGGAGTCGGCCCAATGACTATTGCCATGCTCATGGTCAATACCGTCAAGGCGGCCAGAAAACTCAGCGGCGTGAAGTAA
- a CDS encoding dual specificity protein phosphatase family protein: MFTNGRFRLLSVAIIVGLSILSACNCHETVQGTLPASAVQPRDDIKGLSNFAKVSETLYRGAQPDKEGFAELKKLGIKTIINLRANHSDIEMMKGLGLQYCFIPSDSGDIKEENVAAFLKVVTNPAHQPVFVHCAHGADRTGTMIAVYRICFQNWSRQDALNETDVFGRHTIYPNIPRYIMGFDIEAIKKKAETAPEPKMETIN; encoded by the coding sequence ATGTTTACAAACGGTCGTTTCAGATTATTATCAGTTGCAATTATTGTCGGCTTATCCATCCTGAGCGCCTGCAATTGCCATGAAACCGTTCAGGGCACGCTGCCGGCTTCGGCGGTCCAACCGCGTGATGACATCAAAGGCCTGTCTAATTTCGCCAAGGTATCAGAGACACTCTATCGTGGCGCCCAGCCGGATAAAGAGGGTTTTGCCGAACTCAAGAAGTTGGGCATTAAGACCATCATCAACCTGCGGGCCAATCATTCGGATATAGAGATGATGAAAGGCCTGGGCCTGCAGTATTGCTTCATCCCTTCTGATTCCGGCGATATCAAGGAAGAGAACGTGGCGGCATTCCTGAAGGTGGTTACTAATCCGGCTCATCAGCCGGTTTTTGTCCATTGCGCGCACGGCGCGGACCGGACCGGGACAATGATTGCGGTCTATCGCATCTGTTTCCAGAACTGGAGCCGTCAGGACGCCCTGAACGAGACCGATGTCTTCGGCCGGCATACGATTTATCCTAATATCCCGAGATATATCATGGGTTTTGATATAGAAGCGATAAAGAAGAAGGCAGAAACGGCTCCGGAACCTAAAATGGAAACAATTAACTGA
- the aroF gene encoding 3-deoxy-7-phosphoheptulonate synthase has translation MVIKLKPQINVKQISVLINRIEKAGYLPHLSKSDGRTQIGIIGDEQSILNLRLNRIKGVAEIIQTDKPFKLASREYKPSDTHIKVGEITVGARKIVMMAGPCAVESYDQMLLIARAVKKSGADILRGGAFKPRTSPYSFQGLKQEGLKILAEVSKTTGLPVVTEVVTSANVALVSRYADILQIGARNMQNYALLEEVGRTRKPVLLKRGMMSTLEELVMAAEYILSQGNPNVMLCERGIRTFEKYTRNTLDISAVPLLKQLSHLPVIVDPSHGTGVRSLVPATAMASVAAGADGLIIEVHNNPEQALSDGFQNINLPEFNSLMKDLGPLAKAIKREM, from the coding sequence ATAGTTATAAAACTAAAGCCCCAGATAAACGTCAAGCAGATATCGGTCCTGATTAACCGGATAGAAAAGGCCGGTTATCTGCCGCACCTGTCCAAGTCCGATGGCCGGACCCAGATCGGCATTATCGGCGATGAACAGTCAATCCTGAATTTGCGCCTGAACCGGATTAAAGGCGTGGCCGAGATAATCCAGACCGATAAGCCGTTCAAACTGGCCAGCCGCGAATACAAGCCGTCTGATACCCATATCAAGGTAGGCGAGATAACAGTCGGCGCCAGGAAGATAGTCATGATGGCCGGTCCCTGCGCGGTAGAGAGCTATGACCAGATGCTCCTGATTGCCCGGGCGGTTAAGAAGTCCGGCGCTGATATCCTCCGGGGCGGCGCCTTCAAGCCCCGCACCTCGCCCTACAGTTTCCAGGGGCTTAAGCAGGAAGGCCTGAAGATTCTGGCTGAGGTCAGTAAGACCACCGGTCTGCCGGTGGTAACTGAGGTGGTTACTTCAGCCAATGTCGCTCTGGTCAGCCGCTATGCTGATATCCTCCAGATTGGCGCGCGGAATATGCAGAACTACGCCTTGCTGGAGGAGGTTGGCCGGACCCGAAAACCGGTGCTCCTGAAACGGGGAATGATGTCCACCTTAGAAGAGCTGGTAATGGCTGCTGAATACATCCTGTCCCAGGGTAATCCCAATGTCATGTTATGCGAGCGGGGCATCCGGACCTTTGAGAAATATACCCGCAATACCCTGGATATCTCGGCCGTGCCGTTGCTAAAACAACTCTCGCACCTGCCGGTGATTGTTGACCCCAGCCACGGCACCGGCGTGCGTAGCCTGGTTCCGGCCACAGCCATGGCGTCTGTGGCCGCCGGAGCAGATGGGTTGATTATAGAAGTGCATAACAATCCGGAGCAGGCGTTGAGCGACGGATTCCAGAACATCAACCTGCCGGAATTCAATTCATTGATGAAAGACCTCGGTCCGCTGGCTAAGGCCATTAAGCGGGAAATGTAG
- a CDS encoding prephenate dehydrogenase — MKIAVIGFGKMGSWLAKGIVADNEVAIYDIDSAKTRGITQLKVLSGPMDIGAFRPEMLINAVNIQNIISAFESIVKYLPRDCIISDVASIKGELPRYYQKSGFRFASVHPMFGPTFAKMDSLKDENAIIISESDKTAADFFRTFFKKHGLNISDYSFEEHDKLMAYSLTLPFTASIVFAACLNRSTVPGTTFARHRSIARGLLSEDDFLLAEVLFNTYSLTQLEKINSRLELLKHIIKARDYEEAQKFFAKLRENLV; from the coding sequence ATGAAAATAGCGGTAATCGGTTTCGGTAAGATGGGTTCCTGGTTGGCAAAAGGCATTGTTGCTGATAATGAAGTAGCGATTTATGATATTGACTCTGCCAAAACAAGAGGCATCACTCAGTTGAAGGTTCTTTCTGGGCCGATGGATATCGGGGCCTTCAGGCCGGAAATGCTCATTAATGCCGTCAACATCCAAAATATCATCAGTGCCTTTGAGTCCATTGTCAAATACCTGCCGCGTGACTGCATTATTTCAGATGTGGCTTCAATCAAGGGTGAACTGCCGCGGTATTACCAGAAAAGCGGATTCAGATTTGCATCGGTGCATCCGATGTTCGGGCCGACTTTCGCTAAAATGGACTCGCTCAAGGATGAAAATGCGATTATCATAAGCGAGTCCGATAAAACCGCCGCTGATTTCTTCAGGACATTCTTTAAGAAACACGGGTTGAATATATCTGATTATTCATTTGAGGAACACGATAAGTTGATGGCTTATTCACTGACACTGCCGTTTACAGCGTCGATAGTTTTTGCCGCTTGTCTGAACCGGTCAACTGTTCCCGGCACAACCTTTGCGCGGCATCGCAGTATCGCCCGCGGACTTCTATCTGAAGATGATTTCCTGCTGGCTGAGGTATTGTTCAATACATACTCGTTAACGCAGCTGGAGAAGATAAATTCCCGCCTGGAATTACTCAAACATATCATTAAGGCGCGGGATTATGAAGAGGCGCAGAAATTCTTTGCTAAGTTGAGAGAGAATTTAGTATAA
- the pheA gene encoding prephenate dehydratase, with the protein MADVKLDLDDVRRKIDLIDFRIIKLLNERMEYVMRLRRLKDGITDQKREQIVMGNVQKHSQGLVRPSFSEKLFNEIISESKKIQQEGLKSIGFQGEHGAYGEDAALKFDNTGIPLPCRQFVDVFDEVGSGQIDFGVVPVENSLEGAVTEVNDLLVGTELKIFGEVRFPIHHSLLALPETDYREIKAVYSHPQALAQCRGFIARNNLEPIPFYDTAGAAKMISDTKAKAAAAIASASCAELYNLEIIKEEIEDDKSNFTRFLILAKESNKEPGNKCSIVFSTKHEAGTLFAVLKVFSDAGINLTRIESRPIRTDPGKYAFFLDFQGSDRDTKVIGALEQVNQKAVMFKFLGCYSEAKL; encoded by the coding sequence ATGGCAGATGTAAAACTTGATTTAGATGATGTGCGCCGGAAGATAGACCTGATTGATTTTCGGATAATTAAACTGTTGAATGAGCGGATGGAATATGTAATGCGCCTCAGACGGCTGAAGGATGGTATCACTGACCAGAAACGCGAGCAAATTGTAATGGGTAATGTCCAGAAACATTCCCAGGGATTAGTCAGGCCATCTTTCTCGGAAAAACTATTCAACGAGATAATCAGTGAAAGCAAGAAGATTCAACAGGAGGGCCTTAAATCCATCGGGTTTCAGGGAGAGCATGGCGCCTATGGTGAGGACGCCGCACTCAAGTTTGATAATACCGGCATACCGCTTCCCTGCCGCCAGTTCGTTGATGTTTTTGATGAGGTCGGCTCCGGCCAGATTGACTTCGGGGTTGTGCCGGTAGAGAATTCGCTGGAAGGTGCAGTGACCGAGGTGAACGACTTGCTGGTCGGTACTGAACTCAAGATATTTGGCGAGGTAAGGTTCCCGATACACCATTCACTTCTGGCGTTACCCGAGACGGATTACCGTGAAATAAAGGCGGTTTACTCGCATCCGCAGGCGCTGGCCCAGTGCCGGGGATTCATTGCCAGGAATAACTTGGAGCCGATACCGTTTTATGATACAGCCGGTGCGGCCAAGATGATTTCTGATACAAAAGCCAAGGCGGCCGCGGCCATCGCCTCTGCATCTTGCGCCGAACTTTATAATCTGGAGATAATCAAAGAGGAGATAGAAGACGATAAATCCAATTTCACACGTTTTCTTATTCTGGCAAAGGAATCAAACAAAGAGCCGGGCAATAAATGTTCCATCGTCTTTTCCACCAAACACGAAGCCGGAACACTCTTTGCTGTCTTAAAGGTATTCTCTGATGCTGGTATAAACCTGACGCGTATAGAATCAAGACCGATACGCACTGACCCGGGTAAATACGCATTCTTTCTTGATTTCCAGGGTTCAGACCGTGACACAAAAGTAATCGGGGCGTTGGAACAGGTTAACCAAAAGGCCGTGATGTTTAAGTTTCTCGGTTGCTACAGCGAGGCGAAGTTATGA
- the aroF gene encoding 3-deoxy-7-phosphoheptulonate synthase — translation MKNIKLAKLEGNPRSIIRVGNVRVGDGFAVIAGPCSIESEEQMRETALAVKQAGADMLRGGAFKPRTSPYAFQGLGLKGLKILKKIGEDIGMPVVTEVLDTRDVSWVSEYADVLQIGARNIQNFSLLKEVGKINKPVVLKRGMDSTIEELLNCAEYILNAGNPNVILCERGIRTFETYTRNTLDLSAVPALKELTHLPVIVDPSHGTGRLSLIGPMSLAAVACGADGVMIEVHRNPAEALSDKDQSLTPGQFADIMQKITKLKKFME, via the coding sequence ATGAAAAATATCAAACTGGCTAAACTAGAAGGCAATCCACGGAGTATTATCAGGGTTGGGAATGTCAGGGTTGGCGATGGTTTTGCGGTTATTGCCGGTCCCTGTAGTATTGAGAGCGAGGAGCAGATGCGGGAAACCGCATTAGCCGTGAAACAAGCCGGAGCAGATATGCTTCGGGGCGGGGCCTTCAAGCCGCGGACATCACCTTATGCCTTTCAGGGGCTTGGGCTTAAAGGGCTGAAAATCCTTAAAAAGATAGGCGAGGATATTGGAATGCCCGTGGTGACCGAGGTGCTTGATACCAGAGATGTTTCCTGGGTGTCCGAATATGCCGATGTTCTCCAAATAGGGGCGCGCAATATCCAGAACTTCTCGCTGCTTAAGGAGGTTGGCAAGATAAATAAACCGGTAGTTCTTAAAAGGGGGATGGATTCAACCATCGAGGAATTATTGAATTGCGCCGAGTATATTCTAAATGCCGGTAATCCCAATGTCATACTCTGCGAGCGGGGTATCAGGACCTTTGAGACCTACACCCGCAATACCCTTGACCTGAGCGCGGTGCCGGCCCTCAAGGAACTGACGCATCTGCCGGTAATCGTTGACCCGTCGCATGGAACCGGACGGTTAAGTTTGATTGGCCCGATGAGTTTGGCGGCGGTTGCCTGCGGCGCGGATGGTGTTATGATTGAAGTGCACCGAAACCCGGCCGAGGCGCTTAGCGATAAGGACCAGTCGCTTACACCCGGGCAGTTTGCGGATATAATGCAGAAAATAACAAAACTCAAGAAGTTTATGGAGTAA